Proteins encoded by one window of Carettochelys insculpta isolate YL-2023 chromosome 10, ASM3395843v1, whole genome shotgun sequence:
- the PARL gene encoding presenilin-associated rhomboid-like protein, mitochondrial isoform X1, whose translation MAWSCWARLCCREALGGCRSRGPRFTLYAQQRHGFKRMPQKTEPGKQHQKSRSKLHKSSLSPPVEETIHYTTSPSLKRLVKPFFFTIGFTGCAFGSAAIWQYEYLKSRLQNYFDEARADWMDRLRPQKKGDFRKQINKWWNSLSEDQRTMTGIIAANVFVFCLWRIPSMQRTMFTYFTSNPASRVLCSPMLLSTFSHFSFVHMAVNMCALWSFSSSIMSLLGREQFVALYLSAGVISTFVSYVSKVVTRTFEPSLGASGAIMAVLAVICTKIPEAKLSIILFPLFTFTAGSALKAIIAIDTAGLVLGWKVFDHAAHLGGVLFGMWYVTYGHELIWKKREVLVKAWHEMRSKSRGKGGGESR comes from the exons ATTTACTTTATATGCACAGCAGAGACATGGATTCAAAAGAATGCCACAAAAGACTGAACCAGGAAAACAACACCAAAAAAGTCGCTCCAAACTACATAAAAGCAGCTTGTCTCCCCCAGTAGAGGAAACAATCCATTATACTACATCCCCTTCTCTGAAGCGTCTTGTGAAGCCATTCTTTTTTACAATTGGG TTTACAGGCTGTGCATTTGGATCAGCTGCTATTTGGCAATATGAATACCTGAAATCCCGGCTTCAGAACTATTTTGATGAAGCTCGAGCAGATTGGATGGATAGGTTACGACCTCAGAAAAAAGGAGACTTCAGAAAGCAG ATTAACAAGTGGTGGAATAGCCTGAGTGAGGATCAGCGGACTATGACAG GTATCATAGCTGCAAATGtctttgtattttgtttgtggAGAATCCCTTCTATGCAACGGACAATGTTTACTTACTTCACATCTAACCCAGCCTCTA GAGTCCTTTGCTCTCCTATGCTGCTATCTACTTTTAGTCATTTCTCTTTCGTCCACATGGCTGTAAATATGTGTGCGCTCTGGAGTTTTTCTTCAAGTATAATGTCTCTTTTGGGACGTGAGCAGTTCGTAGCCCTGTATCTCTCTGCAG gtGTTATCTCCACTTTTGTCAGTTATGTCAGTAAAGTGGTTACTAGAACATTTGAACCGTCACTTGGAGCT tCAGGAGCAATAATGGCTGTCCTTGCAGTAATATGTACGAAGATTCCAGAAGCAAAGCTATCCATCATACTTTTTCCACTGTTCACGTTTACGGCAGGAAGT GCCTTAAAAGCCATAATTGCAATTGATACTGCAGGGCTTGTTCTGGGTTGGAAAGTTTTTGACCATGCAGCACATCTTGGAGGAGTTCTGTTTGGAAT gtgGTATGTAACTTATGGCCATGAACTCATATGGAAGAAAAGAGAAGTGCTGGTGAAGGCTTGGCATGAAATGAGGTCTAAGAGCCGAGGAAAAGGAGGTGGAGAATCTCGCTGA
- the PARL gene encoding presenilin-associated rhomboid-like protein, mitochondrial isoform X2: protein MAWSCWARLCCREALGGCRSRGPRFTLYAQQRHGFKRMPQKTEPGKQHQKSRSKLHKSSLSPPVEETIHYTTSPSLKRLVKPFFFTIGFTGCAFGSAAIWQYEYLKSRLQNYFDEARADWMDRLRPQKKGDFRKQINKWWNSLSEDQRTMTGVLCSPMLLSTFSHFSFVHMAVNMCALWSFSSSIMSLLGREQFVALYLSAGVISTFVSYVSKVVTRTFEPSLGASGAIMAVLAVICTKIPEAKLSIILFPLFTFTAGSALKAIIAIDTAGLVLGWKVFDHAAHLGGVLFGMWYVTYGHELIWKKREVLVKAWHEMRSKSRGKGGGESR, encoded by the exons ATTTACTTTATATGCACAGCAGAGACATGGATTCAAAAGAATGCCACAAAAGACTGAACCAGGAAAACAACACCAAAAAAGTCGCTCCAAACTACATAAAAGCAGCTTGTCTCCCCCAGTAGAGGAAACAATCCATTATACTACATCCCCTTCTCTGAAGCGTCTTGTGAAGCCATTCTTTTTTACAATTGGG TTTACAGGCTGTGCATTTGGATCAGCTGCTATTTGGCAATATGAATACCTGAAATCCCGGCTTCAGAACTATTTTGATGAAGCTCGAGCAGATTGGATGGATAGGTTACGACCTCAGAAAAAAGGAGACTTCAGAAAGCAG ATTAACAAGTGGTGGAATAGCCTGAGTGAGGATCAGCGGACTATGACAG GAGTCCTTTGCTCTCCTATGCTGCTATCTACTTTTAGTCATTTCTCTTTCGTCCACATGGCTGTAAATATGTGTGCGCTCTGGAGTTTTTCTTCAAGTATAATGTCTCTTTTGGGACGTGAGCAGTTCGTAGCCCTGTATCTCTCTGCAG gtGTTATCTCCACTTTTGTCAGTTATGTCAGTAAAGTGGTTACTAGAACATTTGAACCGTCACTTGGAGCT tCAGGAGCAATAATGGCTGTCCTTGCAGTAATATGTACGAAGATTCCAGAAGCAAAGCTATCCATCATACTTTTTCCACTGTTCACGTTTACGGCAGGAAGT GCCTTAAAAGCCATAATTGCAATTGATACTGCAGGGCTTGTTCTGGGTTGGAAAGTTTTTGACCATGCAGCACATCTTGGAGGAGTTCTGTTTGGAAT gtgGTATGTAACTTATGGCCATGAACTCATATGGAAGAAAAGAGAAGTGCTGGTGAAGGCTTGGCATGAAATGAGGTCTAAGAGCCGAGGAAAAGGAGGTGGAGAATCTCGCTGA